Proteins encoded in a region of the Coregonus clupeaformis isolate EN_2021a chromosome 9, ASM2061545v1, whole genome shotgun sequence genome:
- the LOC121573779 gene encoding protocadherin gamma-C5 isoform X2: protein MRKLKLKERSRLSDWRGQVLWLFCFFWYWNTIGAQIRYTVPEELSVGSVVGNIAKDLSLEVTEISERKLRIASVAGKQYFSVDLGKGDVVVSDRIDRESLCGQSVSCLLPLEVIIENPLKLHRVEVEIKDINDNAPQFQSTDRTLKIAESTAPGMRFSLESAQDPDVGDNSLKSYTLSKNEHFSLKVKDIGDGRKVPELVLEIALDRENKATHQLLFTALDGGSPARSGTSQITVIVLDINDNNPVFEKSSYKVSLNENTPQGTSFLRVEAKDLDDGPNGEIEYSLGDHTAQSIKALFDINPKTGEMYLNGILDYENTPSYRIEIIAKDKGMPEMEGQCSVQIDIIDVNDNAPQITLTSTPSPVHEDAPKGTVVALISAQDPDSGENGKVALQIPPGYPFKLEPSFSSHYTLVTNGVLDREMFPEYCIEITATDSGFSPLSSRKTITVRILDVNDNPPRFPDNVYTVYVNENNTPGSIICSVSASDMDYGDNAKISYSILDSKVQDVPVSSYIYINSDNGSIYSMHSFDYEKLKVFQIQVQAKDNGSPSLSSNATVHVFILDQNDNAPAVIYPSSVMGSHQKMPRSAKAGHLATKVSAVDADSGHNAWISYRIAEATDSSLFSVNLYTGEVRTKRAVSEQDDSSQRLLIEIKDNGEPVQSATVTVNILLEDGLHKPISDYRQKTAEPSKRNSKITFYLIISLASVSVLSLLTFLILVVKCVRNSMSSSSCCIRRADSDGYKNPNRNLQLQLNTDGPIKYVEVLGGDMLSQSQSFRSCLSPMSEFSDFTLVKPSSTTDFKEMINVLDASLPDSAWTFESQQQNPPNNDWRFNQQGQRPGPSGTYRYSTSTQQRWTPYGKARAGPHPEGAGGAVAGTGPWPNPPTEAEQIQALMAAANEVSEATATLGPRYNAQFAMQHVPDYRQNVYIPGSTATLTANPQQMMPQQALQGPPQAMPQVNVPNAAQTPASKKKSTKKDKK, encoded by the exons ATGaggaaattgaaattgaaagagAGGTCGCGCCTGAGCGATTGGAGAGGACAAGTGCTATGGCTGTTCTGTTTCTTTTGGTATTGGAATACAATAGGAGCACAGATTCGTTACACTGTTCCAGAGGAATTGAGCGTGGGATCCGTGGTTGGAAATATAGCTAAAGATCTAAGTTTGGAAGTAACTGAGATTTCTGAACGTAAGTTGAGGATAGCCTCCGTGGCTGGTAAGCAGTATTTCAGTGTGGATTTGGGTAAGGGCGACGTGGTTGTAAGCGATAGAATTGACAGAGAAAGTCTGTGCGGACAAAGCGTCAGTTGTCTCTTACCATTAGAAGTAATCATTGAGAATCCTCTAAAGCTCCACAGAGTGGAAGTTGAAATTAAGGATATAAATGACAACGCTCCACAATTTCAATCAACAGATCGCACATTGAAAATCGCAGAATCTACCGCCCCTGGTATGCGCTTTTCTTTGGAGAGCGCGCAGGATCCTGACGTTGGCGATAATTCTTTAAAATCTTACACTCTCAGCAAAAACGAACATTTCAGCTTGAAAGTAAAGGATATTGGTGATGGAAGAAAAGTTCCTGAATTAGTATTGGAGATCGCACTGGACCGAGAAAATAAGGCaacacaccagctgttgtttacagcCTTGGACGGTGGCTCTCCAGCCAGATCTGGGACCTCTCAGATAACCGTTATTGTCCTTGATATAAATGATAACAACCCCGTATTCGAAAAATCGTCATATAAAGTTTCTCTAAACGAAAATACTCCACAAGGCACATCTTTCCTAAGGGTTGAGGCAAAGGATTTGGATGATGGCCCAAATGGAGAGATTGAATACTCTTTGGGCGATCATACTGCACAGTCCATAAAGGCTTTATTTGACATCAATCCAAAAACGGGGGAGATGTATTTAAATGGTATCCTGGATTACGAAAACACTCCCTCATACAGAATCGAGATTATTGCTAAAGACAAAGGCATGCCTGAAATGGAGGGACAGTGTAGCGTCCAGATTGATATCATAGACGTTAATGACAACGCTCCCCAAATTACCCTCACCTCTACACCAAGCCCAGTGCATGAGGACGCACCCAAGGGGACTGTAGTGGCTTTGATTAGTGCACAGGATCCTGACTCTGGGGAAAATGGAAAAGTGGCATTACAAATCCCACCAGGCTATCCTTTTAAATTAGAACCTTCTTTTTCCAGTCATTACACATTAGTCACCAATGGTGTTCTGGACAGAGAGATGTTCCCAGAGTACTGCATAGAGATAACAGCAACTGATTCAGGCTTCTCTCCTCTGAGCAGCAGGAAAACTATCACAGTACGTATACTGGATGTAAATGATAATCCACCCAGGTTTCCAGACAATGTGTATACCGTGTATGTCAATGAGAAtaacacacctggttctattATCTGTTCCGTGTCTGCATCGGACATGGATTATGGAGATAATGCTAAGATCTCCTATTCTATATTAGACTCTAAAGTACAAGACGTGCCTGTCTCCTCCTATATTTACATAAACTCAGATAACGGCAGCATCTACAGCATGCACTCGTTTGACTATGAGAAACTGAAGGTGTTTCAGATTCAGGTGCAGGCAAAAGACAACGGCTCTCCGTCTCTGAGCAGCAACGCCACGGTTCATGTTTTTATCCTGGACCAGAACGACAATGCACCCGCTGTCATTTACCCCTCCTCTGTCATGGGCTCCCATCAGAAGATGCCCCGGTCCGCTAAAGCAGGCCACCTCGCAACTAAGGTATCGGCAGTGGACGCAGACTCGGGCCATAACGCCTGGATTTCCTATAGGATTGCAGAGGCCACAGACTCGTCTCTGTTCAGTGTGAATCTTTACACGGGAGAGGTGAGGACTAAACGTGCTGTTTCAGAGCAGGATGACTCCTCTCAGAGGCTGCTTATAGAGATAAAGGACAATGGGGAGCCGGTCCAGTCCGCCACAGTCACAGTCAACATACTGTTAGAGGACGGGCTACACAAACCCATATCGGACTACCGCCAGAAAACAGCAGAGCCCAGCAAGAGAAACAGTAAAATCACCTTTTATTTGATAATCTCTCTGGCCTCAGTGTCCGTCTTGTCTTTGTTGACTTTTCTCATCTTAGTGGTGAAGTGCGTTAGAAACAGTATGAGCAGCTCGAGTTGCTGTATCAGACGGGCTGACTCTGACGGATACAAGAATCCCAACAGAAACCTGCAGCTCCAGCTCAACACTGACGGCCCTATTAagtatgtggaggtcctgggaggGGACATGTTGTCTCAGAGTCAGTCCTTCAGGTCGTGTCTCTCTCCAATGTCAGAGTTCAGTGATTTCACCCTCGTTAAGCCCAGCAGCACAACTGACTTTAAGGAAATGATAAACGTGCTTGACGCATCTTTACCTGACAGTGCGTGGACTTTCGAGAGCCAACAG caaAATCCACCCAACAATGACTGGCGCTTTAACCAGCAGGGACAGAGACCTGGACCCAGTGG CACGTACAGGTACAGCACCAGCACTCAGCAGAGATGGACACCGTACGGGAAGGCGAG AGCTGGCCCCCATCCTGAGGGGGCAGGTGGTGCAGTAGCTGGAACAGGACCCTGGCCCAACCCCCCCACCGAGGCTGAACAGATCCAGGCTCTGATGGCTGCTGCCAACG aggtgAGCGAAGCGACTGCGACCCTTGGCCCCCGCTACAATGCCCAGTTCGCCATGCAGCATGTGCCCGACTACCGCCAGAACGTCTACATCCCCGGCAGCACGGCCACCCTGACAGCCAACCCCCAGCAGATGATGCCCCAGCAGGCCCTGCAGGGCCCGCCTCAGGCTATGCCCCAGGTCAACGTCCCCAACGCTGCCCAGACCCCCGCCAGCAAGAAGAAGTCCACCAAGAAGGACAAGAAGTAA